In Bacteroidota bacterium, the sequence CGGCGTCGCGGCTGACACGCTCGGTGTCGCGCCCCTCGCGGATCGCCTCGGCGAGCCCGATGTCTTCGAGCACCTCCGTCAGCACGTCGTGCAGGAGGTCGCGGCGTTCGTCCAGCGCCTCTGCGAGCGCCTGCTTGAGCAGCGCGCGGAGGTCGGACTCGGAGAGGGAAAGGTGTACCATGGCGTTCTCTGGATGGGCAGGGTGGTACCCGGCTTGAGGCGGAGGGTTCATGTCGCACCGCCTGCCGCTCGGCGGGACCTTTAGTCGTCGAAGGGCGGGGCGAAGACCGTGCGGAACGCCGCGAGCGCGGCCGGATGGTAGACTGTCCAGTGGTGCTCCTCGGGCCATGCGCGGTGGTGCAGCGTCAGCCCGGGCGGAGCGGCCTCGGCCAACGCCGCCGCCATGCGCTCCGTGAGCGCCGCGAGTTCCGGCTGCCCACTCGCGGCGAGGTACAGCGTGGCGTCGAGGTCCACGGCGTCCGTCAGCACCTCCACGGCGTCGTTCGCGAGGCGCTCCTCGTCCCACCACAGGCTCGGGTCGACAGCGATGTAGGTGTCGAACAGATCCGGCGTGCGGAGCAGGGTCTCGACGACGAACAGTCCCGCGAGCGACTCGCCCACGAGGGCCGTCTCTCCGGTTGTCCGGTACGACGCCTCGATGACGGGCATCAGCTCGTCGCGGAGAAACGCGCGGAAGGCCGCCGATCCGCCCACCCGCGGGGCGATGTCTCGATCGGACGCGACCGTGGTAGGGCCTGTGAGGTCGCGGCGGCGCTCCGTGTTCTCGATGCCGACCAGGAGGTGGGGGCGCATCGTCCCGTTGAGCGATGAGATCTGGACAAGCCCCGCGATGTGGAGGAAGTCTTCCCCGATCCCGCCGTCGGGCATGTAGAGCACCGGCAGGCGGAGCGTGTCCGAGGCGTGGTAGCTCGCCGGGGCGTACACGTTCACCCGTCGTGCTTCGCCCAACACCTCGGACTGGAGCAGAAACGTGTCGCCGATGGCAAGCTCCGCGACCTCCTCGACGCGGTCGCCGGAAACGGGTTGAGACCAGAC encodes:
- a CDS encoding alpha/beta hydrolase-fold protein, whose amino-acid sequence is MSRYLLALLALALPLGVWSQPVSGDRVEEVAELAIGDTFLLQSEVLGEARRVNVYAPASYHASDTLRLPVLYMPDGGIGEDFLHIAGLVQISSLNGTMRPHLLVGIENTERRRDLTGPTTVASDRDIAPRVGGSAAFRAFLRDELMPVIEASYRTTGETALVGESLAGLFVVETLLRTPDLFDTYIAVDPSLWWDEERLANDAVEVLTDAVDLDATLYLAASGQPELAALTERMAAALAEAAPPGLTLHHRAWPEEHHWTVYHPAALAAFRTVFAPPFDD